A stretch of Episyrphus balteatus chromosome 2, idEpiBalt1.1, whole genome shotgun sequence DNA encodes these proteins:
- the LOC129909262 gene encoding uncharacterized Golgi apparatus membrane protein-like protein CG5021 isoform X1 — MSSATVRNIPLLDDDTIPFGEEEELRNTPPKKYTHPYVAFFHLFFRGMAVLVYIFCNWFSESFITSFVFVTLLLSADFWTVKNITGRLLVGLRWWNYVDDDGKSHWVFESKQSKINTNEARVFWLGLILCPAFWSLFFIFAFFGLKFKWLLLVMIALSLNTANLYGYIKCNYGASTDLNSAATDFVKSQIFKGAVDIMTKPSSQPTTAKPTGIV, encoded by the exons atGTCATCAGCAACGGTAAGGAAT ATACCTCTTCTGGATGATGACACAATTCCATTTGGTGAGGAGGAAGAACTGCGGAATACTCCACCAAAAAAATACAC TCATCCGTATGTTGCATTTTTCCATTTGTTCTTCCGTGGAATGGCAGTTTTGGTTTATATATTTTGCAATTGGTTTAGCGAATCATTTAttacaagttttgtatttgtaaCACTTTTGTTGTCAGCTGACTTTTGGACTGTTAAGAATATAACTGGCAGACTTTTGGTTGGTCTGAGATGGTGGAAttatgttgatgatgatggcaaATCGCATTGGGTCTTCGAATCGAAACAG agCAAAATCAACACTAACGAGGCACGAGTCTTTTGGTTGGGATTAATTCTGTGTCCAGCATTTTGGTCACTCTTCTTTATCTTTGCATTTTTCGGATTAAAATTCAAATGGCTGTTGCTTGTTATGATTGCATTGTCTCTCAACACAGCAAATTTATACGGCTACATTAAATGTAATTACGGTGCATCTACCGATCTAAATTCGGCGGCAACAGATTTTGTCAAATCTCAAATCTTTAAAGGCGCTGTCGATATTATGACCAAACCAAGTAGTCAACCTACAACAGCCAAGCCAACGggtattgtttaa
- the LOC129909261 gene encoding TATA element modulatory factor, which translates to MSWFDTTRLASLTKHALKEAQKQIDKALDIQDDLDDDPIAKEKRLSQNAEPIAAATEKKSKTAPSTPVQQTQPLGSTDSQAAWGSFTGSFFENPNAKEMITTPPKSGSGQRHSVTTTEPLLSKRESVTSNSDSVDLLSPPTSPSTVPTSPSENVNNSESVELITTPTCSSEVVSPDSNASLPESIVIIGSDGDHEEDDDSMSYSTVMGESATTKTTDMVVVPLATEVKSSESKLIAPLKPQNSAIEDALFESQTVNSDSTQSFEDVQMVEAASVTSDDKDLVKINSGPSSSGHNSNDEIETTTSSDIEIISNPNGDSSSANSASRTSPLKQAKVVFPPTKKGHFREPSEVSTISEDSQSDTEKLMHRISELSEILESRELRLLELARQNAALQEKNNEFQSQMDVMKRKTEHLESEEHTQRLSALEKKFQMSIRERDGLRLQLKTAKEEIQSKIPKNDFTQVVAEKDQMISELRLEGEKLSKEVLQHSNIIKKLRAKEKTNEAVLKRNKEQIFDLTEEVERLKKTLNAKEEVERSQIEAVHKISSEKRKLEEENTTSRSLIEDLNSKLSTLQASFEVAKVELQNRKQVHSDLTKNTQELATLRKEKERAELESNELAAQLNELREKLRISEAGMTMREQKLREENSELIRRLEESEIRAENLTQEVSLTTIPLMRQLESLQSTLTMRTNNWDKQEKEFLTKLELSRARLQSLENVECSFKEKVSLLQSRIETLEEKLSASLMQEEQTKIALHQAGLDSKLIETNLKRQLTTLTESFEDLKKTHEELKQKYTLLEEKYETLKTQHKKEERPAIEVVHRDNPANYRNRDMSMSEASNSDEAHHTLRPNNSSPTLSLVDDALGSLDWQVDDLDCISNSGRQATSVYGMHINLPHMSHNASTIEHLTSLVKQRDGEVNQLQWELSRLQVERDVLNSEISNLSMELENIKEKAQLHEDIEKNFAELQRQYDALLQMYGEKVEQAQELELDLQDVKDMYKAQIDELLRQRNSSVAAGGNVGGSLSSS; encoded by the exons ATGAGCTGGTTTGATACAACTAGACTGGCGAGTTTAACTAAACACGCTTTAAAAGAAGCCCAGAAACAAATTGACAAAGCCCTGGACATTCAAGACGATCTCGATGACGATCCAATCGCCAAAGAAAAACGCTTGAGTCAAAATGCTGAACCTATTGCTGCTGCGACGGAGAAAAAGAGCAAAACTGCTCCTTCAACTCCTGTCCAACAAACGCAGCCTTTAGGATCCACAGATTCCCAAGCTGCTTGGGGTTCATTTACGGGATCGTTCTTTGAGAATCCAAATGCCAAGGAAATGATAACAACTCCACCAAAAAGTGGCAGTGGTCAGCGGCATTCGGTTACAACAACCGAACCGCTTTTGTCCAAACGAGAATCTGTGACGTCGAATTCAGATTCTGTTGATTTGTTGTCACCTCCGACTTCGCCGAGTACAGTTCCAACTTCGCCATCGGAGAATGTTAATAATTCCGAGTCGGTGGAGCTGATAACAACTCCAACATGTAGCAGTGAAGTTGTGAGTCCCGATTCGAATGCATCGCTTCCAGAAAGTATTGTTATCATTGGAAGCGATGGAGATCATGAAGAAGATGATGACTCGATGTCGTATAGCACAGTGATGGGGGAAAGCGCTACTACAAAAACAACCGATATGGTTGTTGTTCCATTAG CAACTGAAGTTAAATCTTCTGAATCAAAACTCATTGCCCCCTTGAAACCACAAAACAGTGCAATTGAAGATGCCCTTTTTGAATCACAAACCGTCAATTCAGATTCCACGCAAAGTTTCGAAGATGTCCAAATGGTAGAAGCTGCATCCGTCACATCCGACGACAAAGATTTGGTCAAAATCAACTCTGGTCCATCATCCTCCGGCCACAATTCCAACGATGAAATCGAAACCACAACATCCTCGGATATCGAAATAATTTCCAATCCCAATGGCGACTCGAGTAGTGCCAATAGCGCCAGTCGCACGAGTCCCCTGAAACAAGCCAAAGTAGTATTTCCGCCAACTAAAAAAGGTCACTTTCGTGAACCATCAGAGGTTTCAACCATATCCGAGGATTCACAATCCGACACAGAAAAACTCATGCATCGCATAAGTGAGTTGAGTGAAATACTTGAATCCAGAGAACTACGTTTGTTGGAGTTGGCTCGTCAGAATGCAGCACTTCAAGAGAAAAACAACGAATTCCAGAGTCAGATGGATGTGATGAAGCGAAAAACCGAACACCTTGAAAGCGAAGAACACACTCAGCGATTGTCGGCTCTAgaaaaaaagttccaaatgaGTATTCGTGAGCGAGATGGCTTGCGTTTGCAATTAAAAACAGCTAAAGAAGAAATCCAATCAAAAATTCCCAAAAACGATTTCACCCAAGTGGTAGCTGAAAAGGATCAAATGATTTCCGAACTTCGTCTCGAAGGGGAGAAGCTGTCCAAAGAAGTCCTCCAGCATTCGAATATCATTAAAAAACTTCGTGCCAAGGAAAAAACCAATGAAGCCGTCCTCAAACGGAATAAAGAGCAAATTTTCGATCTGACTGAAGAAGTTGAACGATTAAAGAAAACTCTAAATGCAAAAGAAGAAGTGGAACGCTCTCAGATCGAAGCTGTTCAcaaaatttcatctgaaaagcGTAAACTCGAAGAAGAGAATACCACTTCCCGAAGTTTGATAGAAGATTTAAATTCCAAATTGAGTACACTTCAGGCAAGCTTTGAAGTTGCCAAAGTTGAATTGCAAAATCGTAAACAAGTTCATTCAGATTTGACTAAAAACACTCAAGAGCTTGCCACACTCAGAAAGGAAAAAGAAAGAGCCGAGTTGGAAAGCAATGAATTGGCAGCACAATTAAATGAATTGCGCGAAAAACTACGCATATCCGAAGCTGGTATGACCATGCGAGAACAGAAACTCAGAGAAGAGAACTCTGAGTTGATAAGACGATTGGAAGAGTCTGAGATTCGAGCCGAGAATCTTACACAAGAAGTCAGTTTAACAACAATTCCCCTAATGCGACAGTTAGAATCTCTTCAGTCGACACTCACAATGCGAACGAATAATTGGGACAAGCAAGAAAAAGAGTTTTTAACCAAATTAG aaCTCTCAAGAGCCCGTTTACAAAGTTTAGAAAATGTCGAATGttcatttaaagaaaaagtCAGCTTGCTTCAATCAAGAATTGAAACTCTTGAAGAGAAACTTTCAGCATCATTGATGCAAGAGGAACAAACTAAAATAGCACTTCATCAAGCTGGTCTTGATAGTAAACTTattgaaacaaatttgaaaag acaATTGACAACATTAACGGAGAGTTTTGAAGACTTGAAGAAAACACACgaagaattaaaacaaaaatatactcttttagaggaaaaatatgaaacacTAAAGACGCAACATAAGAAAGAAGAGAGACCAGCAATTGAGGTAGTACATCGTGATAATCCAGCCAATTATCGCAATAGAGATATGTCTATGAGTGAAGCGAGCAACTCTGATGAAGCACATCACACATTGAGGCCAAATAATTCATCACCAACACTAAGTTTGGTAGATGATGCTTTGGGATCATTGGATTGGCAAGTG GACGATCTAGATTGCATATCGAATTCTGGTCGACAAGCCACATCTGTTTATGGAATGCATATTAATCTGCCACACATGAGCCACAATGCAAGTACAATAGAACACTTAACGTCTCTCGTCAAACAACGTGATGGTGAAGTCAATCAATTGCAATGGGAATTATCTCGATTACAAGTTGAGCGAGATGTCTTGAATTCGGAAATTTCAAATCTCTCCATGGAGTTGGAAAAT ATCAAAGAAAAAGCACAACTTCATGAAGATATAGAAAAGAATTTCGCCGAATTACAACGTCAGTATGATGCCCTGTTGCAGATGTATGGAGAAAAAGTGGAACAAGCTCAGGAGCTTGAATTAGATTTACAAGATGTTAAAGACATGTACAAGGCACAGATTGATGAGTTATTACGCCAACGCAATAGTAGCGTTGCTGCTGGCGGTAATGTTGGTGGCAGTTTATCTTCTTCGTAA
- the LOC129909262 gene encoding uncharacterized Golgi apparatus membrane protein-like protein CG5021 isoform X2: MSSATIPLLDDDTIPFGEEEELRNTPPKKYTHPYVAFFHLFFRGMAVLVYIFCNWFSESFITSFVFVTLLLSADFWTVKNITGRLLVGLRWWNYVDDDGKSHWVFESKQSKINTNEARVFWLGLILCPAFWSLFFIFAFFGLKFKWLLLVMIALSLNTANLYGYIKCNYGASTDLNSAATDFVKSQIFKGAVDIMTKPSSQPTTAKPTGIV; the protein is encoded by the exons atGTCATCAGCAACG ATACCTCTTCTGGATGATGACACAATTCCATTTGGTGAGGAGGAAGAACTGCGGAATACTCCACCAAAAAAATACAC TCATCCGTATGTTGCATTTTTCCATTTGTTCTTCCGTGGAATGGCAGTTTTGGTTTATATATTTTGCAATTGGTTTAGCGAATCATTTAttacaagttttgtatttgtaaCACTTTTGTTGTCAGCTGACTTTTGGACTGTTAAGAATATAACTGGCAGACTTTTGGTTGGTCTGAGATGGTGGAAttatgttgatgatgatggcaaATCGCATTGGGTCTTCGAATCGAAACAG agCAAAATCAACACTAACGAGGCACGAGTCTTTTGGTTGGGATTAATTCTGTGTCCAGCATTTTGGTCACTCTTCTTTATCTTTGCATTTTTCGGATTAAAATTCAAATGGCTGTTGCTTGTTATGATTGCATTGTCTCTCAACACAGCAAATTTATACGGCTACATTAAATGTAATTACGGTGCATCTACCGATCTAAATTCGGCGGCAACAGATTTTGTCAAATCTCAAATCTTTAAAGGCGCTGTCGATATTATGACCAAACCAAGTAGTCAACCTACAACAGCCAAGCCAACGggtattgtttaa